In Babylonia areolata isolate BAREFJ2019XMU chromosome 10, ASM4173473v1, whole genome shotgun sequence, the following proteins share a genomic window:
- the LOC143286725 gene encoding uncharacterized protein LOC143286725 — protein MEGVNYPAPNLYQQPLLDGWGNSGPFYDHRFLGYDRAPYGSLYLPAQPMGPYMGSLESLPQDGPPGNLPDMGMVSDDSSTSDDDNDAEDGDDVYSHVGLQQMIGKQMAVWCHRAPDTLAIFTPIPGDTLSTAVSFAQSSLQCDPSEDRALLLLPGLGRPVDPSVLHSAQPGSSLLVVPKSDCQVTLEVTQLKVKLQMEVSVTKTVRQVKAALQRQRGFPVQRTDLLFQDQPLENQRHLFDYHVRHGSTLFVMLHLVYDVRVTVETFWGHNYQLYVDPCMTTAGLLDTVLRRTISPQAGDVSTFFHLLLPRHALVMYTHTGTAMRWSSCLGLYGVQHGATFSLSTVALAHSMNLQSVPVVIAEGKVHNFRISKFDYCSVLALKLHGFLGYPVNLMRLFHGKQELDLARAAGTYSYRTSPVSLDLSLLRSDMDVYSGVLLTFRLGRDVEEELLLSPGRTVRSAKAMLEEVGVPNATAYDLEVDGVRLPEGGRIGHVVEEHRKPISLRLRHYPVYVHAPKNLIYKMNAHAQEALKVFKSRVGMKTGLSQTDYYMLMAGMPITDDDSTPVFQTPLSIGSSVFLMAVLQCQTFFLVWDDWLVKLRLPFHPQPYEIKQILLKDRNVPEGSLTSVANFLQWYFAMRATRKDLLHDYLQQTQQLLHAHGDRHQHHQQRESRPRKRRGQSEDALWRQHCQQIHDLQLALEKRYQPPQPGAVHPPRAARPALPQGPSPPTTTTKHPHAPKQGLYYAARRNGRWHRVNPEDLADSYLRAWSLPPDPIHTMYSGRHDRLKKYHSAKPDLRTKKGDHSGRNPEGMHSGQHKGREAAHTRKKRHRKKNTVKAR, from the exons ATGGAAGGCGTGAACTACCCGGCACCCAACCTCTACCAACAGCCTCTGCTGGATGGCTGGGGCAACAGTGGCCCCTTCTACGACCACAGG TTCCTGGGGTATGACCGAGCCCCATACGGCAGCCTGTACCTGCCAGCCCAGCCAATGGGGCCTTACATGGGCAGTCTGGAGTCCCTGCCTCAGGACGGCCCCCCCGGGAACCTCCCTGACATGGGAATGGTGTCTGACGACAGCTCCACTtctgatgacgacaatgatgctGAAGACGGGGATGATGTTTACAGTCATGTGGGACTTCAACAG ATGATCGGCAAGCAGATGGCTGTGTGGTGTCACCGTGCACCTGACACGCTGGCCATCTTCACCCCCATCCCGGGCGACACCCTGTCCACGGCGGTCAGCTTTGCACAGTCCAGCCTGCAGTGTGACCCCTCAGAGGACCGCGCACTGCTCCTCCTGCCGGGACTGGGGAGACCTGTCGACCCCTCCGTGCTGCACTCCGCTCAGCCAG GCTCCTCCTTGCTGGTGGTCCCCAAGTCTGACTGCCAGGTGACTCTGGAGGTCACGCAGCTCAAGGTCAAGCTGCAGATGGAGGTCAGCGTCACCAAGACCGTGCGGCAGGTCAAGGCCGCTCTGCAGCGACAGCGGGGATTCCCCGTGCAGCGCACGGACCTGCTCTTCCAGGACCAGCCCCTGGAGAACCAGCGACACCTGTTTGACTACCACGTCCGCCACGGCTCCACGCTCTTTGTCATGCTGCACCTGGTCTATGATGTCCGCGTCACG GTGGAGACGTTCTGGGGCCACAACTACCAGCTATACGTGGACCCCTGCATGACGACAGCCGGCCTGCTGGACACTGTGCTGCGCCGGACCATCAGCCCTCAGGCCGGGGACGTGTCCACCTTCTTCCACCTCCTGCTGCCCCGCCACGCCCTCGTCATGTACACCCACACCGGCACCGCCATGAGGTGGAGCAGCTGTCTGGGGCTGTACGGAGTGCAGCACGGTGCCACCTTCAGTCTCTCCACCGTCGCTCTGGCTCACAGCATGAACCTCCAGTCCGTCCCCGTCGTCATAGCGGAGGGAAAGGTCCACAACTTTCGCATCTCCAAGTTCGACTACTGCTCTGTGCTGGCGCTCAAACTGCATGGGTTTCTGGGATACCCCGTCAACCTGATGCGTCTGTTCCACGGGAAACAGGAGCTGGACCTGGCCCGGGCTGCGGGGACCTACTCTTACAGAACGTCCCCTGTGTCCCTGGACCTGTCGCTGCTCAGGTCGGACATGGATGTGTACAGCGGGGTGCTGCTGACCTTCAGGCTGGGCAGGGACGTGGAGGAGGAGCTGCTGTTGTCTCCCGGCAGGACGGTCAGGTCGGCCAAGGCCATGCTGGAAGAGGTGGGGGTGCCCAATGCCACAGCCTACGACCTGGAGGTGGACGGGGTCAGGCTGCCAGAAGGTGGGCGCATTGGCCACGTGGTGGAGGAACACCGGAAGCCCATCTCCCTCAGGCTGAGGCACTACCCCGTCTACGTGCATGCCCCCAAAAACCTCATCTACAAGATGAATGCCCATGCCCAGGAGGCCCTCAAGGTGTTCAAGAGCCGGGTggggatgaagacaggcctgtcCCAGACTGACTACTATATGCTGATGGCCGGCATGCCCATCACGGATGATGACTCCACGCCAGTCTTCCAGACCCCTCTGTCCATTGGGTCCTCGGTCTTCCTGATGGCTGTGCTGCAGTGCCAGACCTTCTTCCTGGTGTGGGACGACTGGCTGGTCAAGCTGAGGCTGCCCTTCCACCCCCAGCCCTACGAGATCAAGCAGATCCTGCTGAAGGACCGCAACGTCCCTGAGGGCAGCCTGACCTCCGTGGCCAACTTCCTGCAGTGGTACTTCGCCATGAGGGCCACCAGGAAGGACCTGCTCCACGACTACCTCCAGCAGACCCAACAGCTACTCCACGCTCACG GCGACAGGCATCAGCACCATCAGCAGCGTGAGTCCCGGCCCAGGAAGAGGCGAGGGCAGTCAGAGGACGCCCTGTGGAGGCAGCACTGCCAGCAGATCCATGACCTGCAGCTGGCCTTGGAGAAACGCTACCAGCCCCCTCAGCCTGGAGCCGTCCACCCGCCCCGCGCTGCACGGCCCGCCCTCCCACAGGGTccgtctccccccaccaccaccaccaagcacccccacgcccctaaaCAGGGCCTGTACTACGCTGCACGCAGGAATGGGCGCTGGCATCGTGTCAACCCCGAAGACCTGGCTGACAGTTATCTGCGAGCCTGGTCCCTCCCGCCGGATCCCATCCACACAATGTACAGCGGTCGGCACGATCGGCTCAAGAAGTACCACTCTGCCAAGCCTGACCTGCGCACCAAGAAGGGGGACCACTCTGGCAGGAACCCTGAGGGCATGCACAGTGGACAGCACAAGGGTCGGGAAGCTGCCCACACCAGGAAGAAGCGACACCGAAAGAAGAACACCGTGAAGGCCAGGTGA